A part of Capsicum annuum cultivar UCD-10X-F1 chromosome 6, UCD10Xv1.1, whole genome shotgun sequence genomic DNA contains:
- the LOC107873394 gene encoding uncharacterized protein LOC107873394, whose protein sequence is MAYDLRKRTEPPYVTQSPMYARPATTAPPMYGQPSSNLYPRVGQHSGGIRNPLFHSTSSSSSTTGIGIKVEIKPGYRILPPPPLVPHIGDIPRSTFHFDFDLERKILAEAEKESQNWSRLGLENLPSRASDQDSMESSGDPVINKYIALGLNGEAVPLAVANYGDNPTKVKEFSDGYTRLKEMGFASNSVADALLMNDNDTDKAVPHLLNNSSY, encoded by the exons ATGGCATATGATCTGAGGAAGAGAACGGAACCGCCTTACGTTACGCAATCGCCCATGTACGCCCGGCCGGCAACCACTGCTCCTCCGATGTACGGTCAACCCTCCAGCAACCTTTACCCTCGGGTCGGTCAACACTCTGGCGGCATCCGTAATCCCCTGTTTCATTCCACCTCTTCATCATCGTCCACTA CGGGAATCGGCATCAAAGTTGAAATAAAACCAGGATATCGGATTTTGCCTCCG CCACCGCTGGTCCCGCACATAGGAGACATTCCTCGAAGCacatttcattttgattttgacCTTGAGAGGAAGATTTTAGCAGAAGCAGAGAAGGAAAGCCAAAACTGGAGCAGATTAGGTCTGGAGAATCTTCCATCCAGAGCATCAGACCAAGATTCTATG GAATCCTCTGGAGATCCTGTTATAAACAAATACATTGCTTTGGGTCTCAACGGAGAGGCTGTGCCTCTTGCAGTTGCAAATTATGGAGACAATCCAACCAAG GTAAAGGAATTTTCTGATGGGTATACTCGCTTGAAAGAAATGGGATTCGCATCAAATAGTGTTGCAGATGCCTTGCTAATGAATGACAATGACACAGACAAGGCAGTCCCACATTTGCTAAACAATTCATCTTACTAA